A single genomic interval of Equus quagga isolate Etosha38 chromosome 19, UCLA_HA_Equagga_1.0, whole genome shotgun sequence harbors:
- the CBY1 gene encoding protein chibby homolog 1 isoform X1: MVAQPQIPSASWSPLLSCPPPSWKHSGGGSTDLSFLRPKMPLFGNTFSPKKTPPRKSASLSNLHNLDRSTREVELGLDYGTPTMNLAGQSLKFENGQWIAETGISGGVDRREAQRLRRRNQQLEEENNLLRLKVDILLDMLSETTAESHLMEKELDELKSVSRRRK; this comes from the exons ATGGTAGCACAGCCTCAGATTCCCTCAGCATCTTGGTCCCCACTGCTGTCCTGTCCACCACCAAGCTGGAAGCATTCTG GAGGAGGGAGCACTGATCTTTCCTTCCTCCGGCCGAAGATGCCTCTCTTTGGGAATACATTCAGTCCAAAGAAGACGCCCCCTCGGAagtctgcttctctctccaacCTGCACAAT CTGGATCGGTCAACCCGGGAGGTGGAGCTGGGCCTTGACTATGGAACTCCCACTATGAACCTGGCGGGGCAAAGCCTGAAGTTTGAAAATGGCCAGTGGATAGCAG AGACAGGGATTAGTGGAGGTGTGGACCGGAGGGAGGCTCAGCGCCTCCGGAGGCGGAACCAGCAGTTGGAGGAAGAGAACAATCTCTTGCGGCTGAAAGTGGACATCCTGCTGGACATG CTCTCTGAGACCACTGCCGAATCCCACTTAATGGAGAAGGAACTGGATGAACTGAAGAGTGTCAGCCGGAGGAGAAAATGA
- the CBY1 gene encoding protein chibby homolog 1 isoform X2, which yields MPLFGNTFSPKKTPPRKSASLSNLHNLDRSTREVELGLDYGTPTMNLAGQSLKFENGQWIAETGISGGVDRREAQRLRRRNQQLEEENNLLRLKVDILLDMLSETTAESHLMEKELDELKSVSRRRK from the exons ATGCCTCTCTTTGGGAATACATTCAGTCCAAAGAAGACGCCCCCTCGGAagtctgcttctctctccaacCTGCACAAT CTGGATCGGTCAACCCGGGAGGTGGAGCTGGGCCTTGACTATGGAACTCCCACTATGAACCTGGCGGGGCAAAGCCTGAAGTTTGAAAATGGCCAGTGGATAGCAG AGACAGGGATTAGTGGAGGTGTGGACCGGAGGGAGGCTCAGCGCCTCCGGAGGCGGAACCAGCAGTTGGAGGAAGAGAACAATCTCTTGCGGCTGAAAGTGGACATCCTGCTGGACATG CTCTCTGAGACCACTGCCGAATCCCACTTAATGGAGAAGGAACTGGATGAACTGAAGAGTGTCAGCCGGAGGAGAAAATGA